In Deltaproteobacteria bacterium, the genomic window TCTAAAAATCGGGTAGGCCCCCCTTCGGGTGGATATGGGGCAAGTCGGGAGGCCCCACTCACCGACTTTGGTCGTGATCTGATCACAGAAATGAACCGATTGGGGATGATGGTGGACCTTGCCCATGTCGGACGGCAGGCCTTTTTACAGGCGGCTCGTTTCTCGACTAAACCGGTTATTGTGAGTCACACCGGTATCTCTGGGGCGCGCCCCCTCTGGCGCAACCTCGATGATGAACAGATCAGGGCGGTTGCGGAGACTGATGGGGTGATCGGGATCATCTTTGCCTGGCGCTACATCTGCATGGGGAGGAAGGGAGATCTTGCCGATCTTCTCCCCCATTTTGAACATGTACGAAGATTACTCGGTGGGGCTCGCCATCTCGCCTTGGGAAGCGATTTTGATGGGGCGATCGTTCCCGTTCGTGGACTGGAAGATGCCTCACACCTGCCGGCGGTTACCCAAATGCTCCTCGATGCGAAATGGTCCGAGCAGGATATTCGAGGGGTTCTTGGGGAAAACGTTCTAAGGGTGCTCAAGGCAGTTACGAGCTGAAACTTTTGATCGCTTAAATCTTTCAGAGGTGAAATATTTTTTGGAGATCCGGTTTCGATTGTCTCTACAAACGGAAGAAGTTCCTCAAAGTGTCCTCCCAACTGCTTGGGCGATTTTGCTCAGTTTTTCCATCAACTCCTCAAATCGTTTGAAGGTGAGGGACTGACCGCCGTCGGAGAGGGCAACCTCCGGATTGGGGTGGACCTCCACCATGATGCCATCGGCCCCCGCCGCAATTCCGGCCAACGCCATCGGGATGACATAAGACCAGTTCCCTGTGCCATGGGAGGGATCAACAACAATCGGCAGGTGGGTTTGTCCCTTCACAACCGGGATCGCGTTGAGATCGAGTGTATTGCGGGTCGAGGTTTCGAAGGTCCGTATGCCACGCTCGCAAAGGATCACCCTGGAGTTGCCACCGGTCAGGATATACTCGGCCGAGAGAAGCCACTCGCGGATCGTCGTTGACATCCCCCGCTTCAGAAAAACCGGTTTTTTCAGCTTTCCGAGTTCCTTGAGGAGCGAAAAGTTTTGGACGTTTCGTGCCCCTACTTGAAGGACATCGGCATAGCGATCGACCAACTCAACATCTTCCGGTCCCATCACCTCGGTGATGATCGGAAGCCCGGTCTCTTTTCTCGCCTTGGCCAGTATCTTCAGACCCTCCTCCTCTAATCCCTGAAACTCGTACGGAGAGGTCCGCGGCTTAAAGGCGCCGCCTCGAAGGAGCTGGGCCCCCGCCTTTTTGACGGCCCGGGCTGTCTCCATGAGTTGCGTCTCACTCTCCACAGAGCAGGGACCCGCCATGACACAAATCTGCTTTCCACCGACTGAAATGGTGTCAGTCACCTTAATGACGGATGGCTCTTTGCGGGTCTCCCGGCTGGCGAGCTTGTACGGCTTTGAAATCGGGACAACGGAATCGACCCCATCCAGACTCTGAAGGTCGTAAAGGTCCGATTTTTTCTTCTCATGCCCGATACAGGCGATGACGATCCGATCCTCGCCATGAATAACGTGAGGTTTGAACCCGAGCTTTGTGACCCCTTGCGTGACGGCGTCGACTTGTCTCTTGGCCGCGCCGACCTTCATGACCACAATCATGGGCGGCAGTTTGTAGCGTTTAGTGAAAAGTGTCTACCTAAAAATCAAGGAGGAACTCGGCCTTGATCTTGCGGACCTCCTGGAGCTGCCAGGAAAAATCCGATTTCCACCATGCCTTTTTTTCATCCCTTAAGATCGCCTCATTCAATAAATTTTCTATCTTCTGCATTCGTCTCTTCGCTTGTTCCCTCTTCCACTCATCCGGGCTGTAACGATAGCCCTGAGCCAGCTCCTTGTATTTTTGATAAACGACCTGATTATTCTGAAGCAATGTTTCGCTGATAATCGTTATCGGATGCGTGACGATACTGTAGAAAAAAATCGGCATCGGTTTTGTTGTGATCATCGACCAGGCGCCGTAACCGAGCAGTTTGGGAATCGGCTTCACTGTATCAACGGACGCTGAACTGATAATATAGGCCGGGCTGGTAAATGCTTGCGCCCATCGGCAGAGTACCGACGTTAAAAAGGCGACCGACGCGCCGGCGACGAAGAGAGAAGACATATAACCGATGCGCGGTTTTTCGAAGATCGTTCGAACAATTTTCCCGACGGTTATCTTCTGCCCGCCGCGGTTGACATACATGACCGCGGTTCGAATACGATCCAGATCGTCAATAACGGGGAAAAACGATTTTATCCAATTGGAGCGTGCGCTCCTTCCGATTTTATCAAAGAGTACTTCCGCCAACTGACCCATGACGGCCATTCCGGAGAAGGCCATCGGCGTTAGCAAGGCCCGCATCCCCCACTCGGAAGAGAATAGATTAAAAGAGAAATCCTCAGGCTCCACCTGGTAGCTTCCCCTCAGTCGGGAATGTCCAAGCCAATCCGGCAAAAATCTTCCGAGGCAGTAAGATAAAGAGTAGAGCGCCATCCAACCGAGCGTTGCCTTTTTGGAAAGAATTTTTGCAAAACCCGGGACATCCTCAAGCATTCTTCTTCCATAATATGCAGTGATCGCAAACCCCGGAACGATCATCGCCAAGGCCGCCCCCTTATTAAGAAAGTCACGATACCCGCCGATCGTTCCAAAGCCGGGCTCCGCGACACAGCGGGCGTGGTAAACCTCGTTTTTAAACTGATTTGTGTCGCCGGTTTTGAAGTAGTTGGCCAGTTTATGGCCGCCATTCACCAATTCGTCCGGAGAACTAAGCAGTTTATATTTGGAAACGGCAAGGACTGTCCCCAAATAACCGACCGCCACGACCTTCCCCCATGGGGAGAAGGAAAGCGGCTTTAAGATGTGGCTTTTGTAGCTGACGCGCAACGAATCCCCCAACTGTGTTACCGGCTAGATCGTTTATTTGTCATAAAAGGTGCTAGTGATCACCGTCCTATTAAGGGTGTGTTGAAAAATGGCTTCATTTCTAAAGTTGCCACCAGGATTTGCTTGGAGTAAGCACCCCCTCATGCACCTCAAAAAAGAAGAGATCGCCCGGCTGGCGCATCAGATTGGCGAAAATCTCAAAAAAAGCGGGGTTGTCTTCAAGGTGGAGGAGAGACGGATCGTTGAAAAGGTCGAGACGGTGATTCAAAAGAATGTTGATGACGAACACCGGATTGAAGACGAGGTCAAAAAGCTCATGGAGCAGTATCGTGCCCAGATTGCCACGGGTTCGGTTGACCCTCAAAAGGTTTATATGATGATCAAGAAGCAGGTCGCAAAGGACAGAAAATTCATTTTATGAAGCCGTCTGATGATCGCATCAACCACGTTGCCCATTTGATCCACGACCGGCTCTACCACGAGGATTTTGTTGATTACCCCGATGAAGATAAGGCCCTTCGGGAGATCAAAAAGACCCTTATTCATTTTTTTCAGGTCGATGAAGAGGCGGATCAGGCGGCACAGGAAAAGATCGCCTCGCTGAAGAGGGAGGTTTTACCCGGGAGCCGCGAGTGGGAGGTTCTCTACCGGAAGTATTTCGAGGAGGAATTGGCCAAGAGGGGGCGGGGATGAGGGAGCATTGGGATTGACGGTGCAGGAGGAGGCTGTATAAAGCGTCTCCTCAAGGAGATTCAGTATGACAGTCAGGGTCGGTATCAACGGACTTGGACGGATCGGTAAGGGGATTGTCAGCGCCTGGGTGGAGAGAAATTTTGAGGGGGCCGAGATTGTCATGATCAATGACAAGACGGAGGCGGCCCATTTTGCCCATCTTCTGAAGTACGATTCCGTTCACGGCCACCTTCACGCCGACCTTCGTGCGGATGGAAATGTCCTTGTGATTGGTGGCTCGAAGAGGATTCTCCTCTGTTCCCACAAGTCTCCGGCTGAAATCCCGTGGGGAGAACAGGGGGTTGATGTCGTCCTGGAGTGTACGGGAAAATTCACCGACAAGAGTGAGGCAGAAAAACACCTGCACAATGGCGTTAAAAAGGTGATTATTTCGGCGCCTGCCAAGAATCCTGATGCCACCTTTGTTATCGGTGTTAATGAAAAGGAGTATGATCCTTCCAGGCACCATGTCGTTTCCAACGCCTCTTGTACGACGAACTGTCTTGCCCCTGTCGCCAAAATACTCAACGATTTTCTGGGGATTGAACGTGGTTTCATGACGACGATCCATTCGTATACGAATGATCAGAACATTTTAGACAAATATCACAAGGATCTGCGTCGGGCTCGGGCTGGTAACCTTTCGATGATTCCAACAACGACGGGGGCCGCCAAAGCGATCGGCGCGGTGATTCCGGAGCTCTCCGGAAAATTTGATGGTCTGGCGGTTCGGGTCCCGACGGCCAATGTTTCCATTGTTGATCTCGTGGTCAATGTCAAAAAAGAGACAACCGTTGAGGAGGTGAACGGGCTCTTCCGTGAGATGGAAATAGGTCGTTACCGCGGTATTCTCTCCACCTCCAGGGCGCCGCTCGTTTCGATCGATTTTAATGGTTCTTGGGATTCGGCGATTGTCGACCTGCCGCTGACCAACGTGAACGGCGGACGGATGGTCAAGGTAATGGTTTGGTATGACAACGAGACCGGGTTTAGCCACCGGATGCTCGATTTGGCGATCATGATCGGAGAGCGTCTTTCCTAGATGGGGCTCAAGATTTTACAGGATTTGAATGTTAGGGGACGGTCTGTTTTTCTTCGTGTTGATTTCAATGTCCCGCTCACCCAAGAGGGCAAAATCCTGGATGACACGCGGATCCAGGAGGCGTTGCCAACGATCCGCTATCTTTTGGGGCAGCAGGCCCGTCTGGTTCTCGCTTCGCATCTAGGACGCCCGAAGGGGAGGCATGATCCCCAGCAGAGCCTGCTTCCGGTTGGCGAACACCTCTCTGAAATTTTAAAGCAGGAGGTCATTTTTCCGGAGGATTGTATTGGGGATGCCGTCAAGAAGCTCATTCATGACATAAGAGAGGGTCAAATTCTTCTCCTGGAGAATCTCCGGTTTCATCCCGAAGAGGAACAAAATGACCCTGAATTTTCCAAAAAACTCGCCTCCCTCGCAGAGGTTTACATTACCGATGCCTTTGGCTCCCTCCATCGGGCCCATGCCTCGACGGTCGGGATGACCTCCTATTTCAAGGAGAAGGGAATCGGCCTTCTGGTCCAAAAAGAGTTGGAGATTCTTCAGAAAATACTGAAGTCACCCGAGCGTCCGTTTTATGCGGTCCTTGGTGGGGCCAAGGTTTCTGACAAGATCGGTGTCATTGAAAATCTTCTGGGACGCATTGATGGCCTCTTTTTGGGAGGGGCCCTTGCCTACACCTTTCTAAAGGCACGGGGAGAATCGATTGGCCGCTCCCGATTTGAAGAGGAGAAGCTTTATTTTGCCAAGAAGGTTCTCAAGTTGGCCGAAGAAAAAGGGATTGCCGTTTATCTGCCGATCGATCATAAGGTGGTGACCGAAATCCAGGTTGGAGGGCAATCAGAGTTTCAGGTTGTC contains:
- a CDS encoding dipeptidase produces the protein MNISAIARQLHRASVVIDLHADTTIPMKWVRYQVGKRHRPGLPGKFGFFHCDIPRWREGGYKGQFLGLGTFPYPEKGCTNSCLRQAEMIREACLRHPEDLVHVTSAEELRMAARDGRVAILMGVEGGHNLEADAHNVRRFHEAGVRYIGLTHFSKNRVGPPSGGYGASREAPLTDFGRDLITEMNRLGMMVDLAHVGRQAFLQAARFSTKPVIVSHTGISGARPLWRNLDDEQIRAVAETDGVIGIIFAWRYICMGRKGDLADLLPHFEHVRRLLGGARHLALGSDFDGAIVPVRGLEDASHLPAVTQMLLDAKWSEQDIRGVLGENVLRVLKAVTS
- the aroF gene encoding 3-deoxy-7-phosphoheptulonate synthase, producing the protein MIVVMKVGAAKRQVDAVTQGVTKLGFKPHVIHGEDRIVIACIGHEKKKSDLYDLQSLDGVDSVVPISKPYKLASRETRKEPSVIKVTDTISVGGKQICVMAGPCSVESETQLMETARAVKKAGAQLLRGGAFKPRTSPYEFQGLEEEGLKILAKARKETGLPIITEVMGPEDVELVDRYADVLQVGARNVQNFSLLKELGKLKKPVFLKRGMSTTIREWLLSAEYILTGGNSRVILCERGIRTFETSTRNTLDLNAIPVVKGQTHLPIVVDPSHGTGNWSYVIPMALAGIAAGADGIMVEVHPNPEVALSDGGQSLTFKRFEELMEKLSKIAQAVGRTL
- a CDS encoding DUF507 family protein translates to MHLKKEEIARLAHQIGENLKKSGVVFKVEERRIVEKVETVIQKNVDDEHRIEDEVKKLMEQYRAQIATGSVDPQKVYMMIKKQVAKDRKFIL
- a CDS encoding DUF507 family protein is translated as MKPSDDRINHVAHLIHDRLYHEDFVDYPDEDKALREIKKTLIHFFQVDEEADQAAQEKIASLKREVLPGSREWEVLYRKYFEEELAKRGRG
- the gap gene encoding type I glyceraldehyde-3-phosphate dehydrogenase codes for the protein MTVRVGINGLGRIGKGIVSAWVERNFEGAEIVMINDKTEAAHFAHLLKYDSVHGHLHADLRADGNVLVIGGSKRILLCSHKSPAEIPWGEQGVDVVLECTGKFTDKSEAEKHLHNGVKKVIISAPAKNPDATFVIGVNEKEYDPSRHHVVSNASCTTNCLAPVAKILNDFLGIERGFMTTIHSYTNDQNILDKYHKDLRRARAGNLSMIPTTTGAAKAIGAVIPELSGKFDGLAVRVPTANVSIVDLVVNVKKETTVEEVNGLFREMEIGRYRGILSTSRAPLVSIDFNGSWDSAIVDLPLTNVNGGRMVKVMVWYDNETGFSHRMLDLAIMIGERLS
- a CDS encoding phosphoglycerate kinase, with product MGLKILQDLNVRGRSVFLRVDFNVPLTQEGKILDDTRIQEALPTIRYLLGQQARLVLASHLGRPKGRHDPQQSLLPVGEHLSEILKQEVIFPEDCIGDAVKKLIHDIREGQILLLENLRFHPEEEQNDPEFSKKLASLAEVYITDAFGSLHRAHASTVGMTSYFKEKGIGLLVQKELEILQKILKSPERPFYAVLGGAKVSDKIGVIENLLGRIDGLFLGGALAYTFLKARGESIGRSRFEEEKLYFAKKVLKLAEEKGIAVYLPIDHKVVTEIQVGGQSEFQVVRLIPPDKIGVDIGPATIQKYQERLAKGRTIFWNGPMGIFEEPLFAEGTRQIAASIAKPGITSVVGGGESVTACRQAGVGEQITHLSTGGGAMLEFVEGKLLPGLKALES